The Legionella sp. PATHC032 genome has a window encoding:
- a CDS encoding FAD-binding protein, which translates to MSQNQWSLEKIKQYKEDTGQALLSDEQSLVLFGQDFGKLIQSKPVAVSVPQSIESLQSLILFANQYRLPVTIRGNGLSQGGQSLPVPGGLTISMQSFNKPLDLSEDLIWVEANTSWKNLLEKSLLKNKAPYVLPYNCNLSVGGVLSAGGIGASSFKYGVINAYVSALEVIDGLGRKQIVEKNSPLFQACLSGQGRFGVITKACIQLRSVRPRVKTFFLVYADQNQWFEDIYKIQGKVDYMELFCTPSIQGARLKEGKRVPMAYWLYGLHLSIEYDQHAEDILGQLKPWNVLNIQEESILSYFLRHNSRFDMMKLTGQWDLLHPWYECFIPTSFLTGVLPQLLEELPLHYASLVHVVPIAKRKAGFMMLPDSDSICEFMILNPGVPYSLEDSCLKAIETLDKYLLKNNGKRYLSGFLGTELPDNYWLKHFGEKYDSWVGLKKQYDPAGIFSSILHQV; encoded by the coding sequence ATGTCACAAAATCAGTGGAGCTTAGAGAAAATCAAGCAGTATAAGGAAGATACCGGACAAGCGTTGCTCAGTGATGAGCAATCGCTTGTTTTATTTGGGCAGGATTTTGGCAAGCTCATTCAATCAAAGCCGGTAGCCGTATCCGTTCCTCAAAGTATCGAGTCATTGCAGTCGTTAATTCTATTCGCCAATCAATATCGTTTACCTGTGACTATTCGCGGTAATGGTTTAAGTCAAGGTGGCCAATCATTACCGGTTCCTGGTGGATTAACAATTTCTATGCAGTCTTTCAACAAACCACTTGATTTGAGTGAAGATCTCATTTGGGTTGAAGCCAATACCAGTTGGAAGAATCTGCTTGAAAAATCATTACTGAAAAATAAAGCTCCCTATGTACTGCCTTATAACTGTAATTTGTCGGTTGGGGGTGTTTTATCTGCAGGAGGAATAGGGGCTTCTTCTTTCAAATACGGTGTTATTAATGCTTATGTTTCAGCATTGGAAGTGATTGATGGCTTGGGGAGAAAGCAAATCGTTGAAAAAAACTCACCACTATTTCAAGCCTGCCTTTCAGGGCAAGGTCGATTTGGTGTCATTACCAAAGCATGTATTCAGTTACGATCGGTTCGGCCTCGTGTCAAAACTTTCTTTCTGGTTTATGCTGATCAGAATCAATGGTTTGAAGATATTTATAAAATACAGGGGAAAGTAGATTATATGGAGTTATTTTGCACTCCTTCAATTCAGGGAGCTCGATTGAAAGAAGGCAAACGTGTTCCCATGGCTTATTGGTTGTATGGTTTGCATCTTTCTATTGAATATGATCAGCATGCAGAAGATATTTTAGGGCAGCTTAAGCCATGGAATGTTCTAAACATACAGGAAGAGAGCATTTTATCTTATTTTTTAAGACATAACTCTCGTTTTGACATGATGAAGTTGACAGGACAATGGGATTTGTTACATCCTTGGTATGAATGTTTTATTCCTACCTCATTTTTAACAGGAGTACTTCCTCAACTGTTAGAGGAATTACCACTTCATTATGCCAGTTTGGTCCATGTTGTTCCAATTGCCAAGCGAAAGGCCGGGTTTATGATGTTACCAGATAGCGACTCAATTTGTGAGTTTATGATTTTAAACCCAGGAGTACCTTATTCTTTAGAGGATAGTTGTCTGAAGGCAATTGAGACTCTCGATAAGTACTTGCTGAAAAATAATGGTAAACGCTATTTATCAGGATTCTTAGGTACAGAATTACCAGACAATTATTGGTTAAAGCATTTTGGAGAAAAATACGATTCGTGGGTAGGTTTGAAAAAACAGTATGATCCAGCAGGGATTTTTTCATCGATATTACATCAAGTATAA
- a CDS encoding EAL domain-containing protein — protein MRRQEINYEKVAKAAEKIKKRGIEPSVNEIREELGLVGNHPQLSILLEEWYHNQPEFKRISNTPLTNNINLNTDEIREKNIELEKSISLLRATLESTADGIMMVNGHGAVVDWNQKFVEMWRIPSYMMESGKESISFEYILEQLIDPQSLIADVQYLYQNPEWQGELPELHFKDGRIYERFTQPQRVGSQIVGRVYSFRDVTQKRMALDELRIRERAIEASTHGVVIIDVTKNENKVIYVNRAFERITGYMEQHALGKGLLTLLGSNLEEVNHKRIELAIRESKEETIEMESIKRNGELYWCEISVAPVKDSFGYVKHYICILNDVTQRRDMEDQLLLQATYDSLTNLPNRVLLMDRVEQAILQARKNKTILAFLFLDLDRFKLTNDTLGHSMGDKLLQAIANRLLIVTEDFDTVARLGGDEFVILLTDIDNMLEAETIAQNILKAIEKPIQIEQHSLKITGSLGISFYPRDGDDYESLMKSADLSMYHAKDTGRNNYRVYEPEMNRRVINHMQLDNALRDALKNDELFLVYQPLIDLKQSRVVGFEALMRWHSKILGLVSPADFIPMAEENGMILEMGEWAMKQACIQVKEWHKAGFKNLSIAVNLSGRQFRQKNLPEVVSRVLKSTGLQSRFLELELTESLLIEDIDHVVDTMYALKDMGTKLVIDDFGTGYSSLSYLKQFPVDKLKIDRSFITEMASNQNDAAIAKAIINLGHSLNLQVLAEGVENEFQRDFITSHGCDYAQGYFYKAPDTPENILEFLKSLSESKIK, from the coding sequence ATGCGTAGGCAAGAAATCAATTATGAAAAAGTTGCCAAGGCCGCAGAAAAAATAAAAAAAAGAGGCATAGAGCCGTCTGTAAATGAGATTCGTGAGGAACTTGGGTTAGTTGGGAACCATCCGCAATTGTCAATTTTGTTGGAGGAGTGGTATCACAATCAACCAGAATTTAAACGAATAAGTAACACGCCTTTGACTAATAATATTAATTTAAATACCGATGAAATTCGTGAAAAGAATATAGAACTCGAAAAATCAATTTCTCTGTTACGGGCAACACTCGAATCCACCGCGGATGGAATTATGATGGTTAATGGACATGGGGCTGTTGTGGATTGGAATCAAAAGTTTGTAGAAATGTGGCGAATTCCTTCTTATATGATGGAGTCAGGAAAAGAAAGTATCAGTTTTGAATACATACTTGAGCAACTTATTGATCCACAATCTTTAATTGCTGATGTGCAATATCTTTATCAAAATCCTGAGTGGCAAGGTGAATTACCTGAGCTTCATTTCAAAGACGGTCGGATTTATGAGCGTTTTACTCAGCCACAGCGTGTGGGCTCACAAATTGTGGGGCGAGTATATAGTTTCCGTGATGTTACTCAAAAAAGGATGGCTCTGGATGAATTGAGAATACGAGAACGTGCTATTGAAGCCAGTACACATGGAGTGGTGATTATTGATGTAACAAAAAATGAGAACAAAGTCATTTATGTCAATCGAGCTTTCGAAAGAATCACAGGGTATATGGAGCAACATGCTTTAGGGAAAGGTTTGCTTACCTTGCTAGGTTCAAATTTAGAGGAGGTAAACCATAAACGCATTGAACTGGCGATTAGGGAAAGTAAAGAAGAAACAATTGAAATGGAAAGCATAAAACGAAATGGAGAACTCTATTGGTGTGAAATCAGCGTTGCTCCTGTTAAAGATTCTTTTGGCTATGTGAAACATTATATTTGTATTTTAAATGATGTGACTCAAAGGCGTGATATGGAAGATCAATTGCTGTTGCAAGCAACTTACGATTCCCTGACTAATTTACCGAACCGTGTTCTACTGATGGATAGAGTTGAGCAAGCCATTCTACAGGCAAGAAAGAACAAGACAATTTTGGCGTTTTTATTTTTGGATTTAGATCGGTTTAAACTGACTAATGATACTTTAGGACACAGCATGGGGGATAAATTATTACAAGCCATTGCCAATCGATTACTCATTGTTACAGAGGATTTTGATACTGTTGCCAGGTTGGGGGGAGATGAGTTTGTGATATTACTCACAGACATAGATAATATGCTGGAAGCTGAAACAATTGCACAAAATATTTTAAAAGCTATAGAAAAACCTATTCAAATAGAACAACATAGTTTGAAAATTACAGGTAGTTTGGGAATCAGCTTTTATCCCAGAGATGGCGATGATTACGAATCTTTGATGAAAAGTGCTGATTTGTCTATGTATCATGCAAAAGATACTGGAAGAAACAACTATCGTGTCTATGAACCTGAAATGAATAGGCGAGTCATTAATCATATGCAATTAGACAATGCGTTAAGGGATGCTTTAAAAAATGATGAATTATTTCTTGTTTATCAACCATTGATAGATTTAAAGCAATCCAGAGTAGTCGGATTTGAAGCTTTAATGAGATGGCACAGCAAGATACTGGGACTTGTTAGCCCGGCAGATTTTATACCCATGGCAGAAGAAAATGGCATGATTTTGGAAATGGGTGAATGGGCAATGAAGCAAGCCTGTATTCAAGTAAAAGAATGGCATAAGGCTGGCTTTAAAAATTTAAGCATAGCAGTGAATCTTTCTGGAAGGCAGTTTCGACAAAAAAACTTGCCGGAAGTTGTCTCGCGAGTATTAAAAAGCACTGGCTTGCAATCGAGATTTTTGGAACTTGAATTAACTGAAAGTTTGTTGATAGAAGACATTGATCATGTTGTAGATACCATGTATGCATTGAAAGACATGGGGACTAAATTAGTCATTGATGACTTTGGCACAGGATACTCAAGTTTGTCTTATTTAAAGCAATTTCCCGTAGATAAACTGAAAATTGATCGTTCGTTTATTACGGAAATGGCAAGTAATCAGAACGATGCGGCTATTGCCAAAGCGATTATTAACCTGGGCCACAGTTTAAATCTTCAGGTTCTCGCGGAGGGAGTTGAAAATGAATTTCAAAGAGACTTTATAACATCTCATGGATGTGATTATGCCCAAGGATATTTTTATAAGGCTCCTGATACTCCCGAAAATATATTAGAATTTTTAAAAAGTTTATCTGAATCGAAAATAAAATAA
- a CDS encoding FAD-dependent oxidoreductase, whose amino-acid sequence MKHITIIGAGLAGTLCGLYLARRGYQVELFESRSDIRNSPTDYGRSINLALSCRGITALKAMNLLDEVNKIMVPMRARAIHEANGEVHYQPFGRHIDEYINAISRSDLNALLLNKAELYPNIKLHFNMKLHSFDIHNKKIRFENKNGDFVEASYHRLIGADGAPSHVRDVLKNEGIVSASRDFLSHGYKELSISKKHTTGMAREHLHLWPRDSFMLLGNPNPDDSITGSLFLANEGKDSFAELNNEEKLHLFFKTQFSDAYAAMPNLVQEFFGNPTGHLSTIQCSPWYYKDECLLIGDAAHGIIPFFGQGMNSAFEDCRILDELLDEYQDDWSQVIPVFYEQRKVNTDAIAKMSMGNYHEIHSDIRNPKFILQKQIERELMLRYPEHYVSMHVLVMFTNTPYAKAMAIGELQSGLLEQICFPITDIKEINWQEVEKLLSAYDKNLAKII is encoded by the coding sequence ATGAAGCACATTACCATAATTGGGGCCGGGTTAGCGGGAACTTTGTGTGGTTTATATCTTGCTAGAAGAGGCTATCAAGTAGAGTTGTTTGAATCAAGATCAGACATTCGTAATAGTCCGACTGATTATGGACGCTCCATTAATCTTGCTTTGTCGTGCAGAGGAATTACCGCTTTAAAAGCAATGAACCTGTTGGATGAAGTAAATAAAATCATGGTTCCAATGCGGGCAAGAGCTATTCACGAAGCCAATGGTGAAGTTCATTATCAACCATTTGGACGCCACATTGATGAATATATCAATGCTATTTCTCGTTCTGATCTCAATGCTTTGCTTTTAAATAAAGCGGAATTATACCCTAACATTAAATTACACTTTAATATGAAATTGCACTCTTTTGATATTCATAATAAAAAAATTAGATTTGAAAACAAAAATGGTGATTTTGTTGAAGCTTCATATCATAGACTAATTGGCGCGGATGGTGCGCCATCTCATGTAAGAGATGTGCTGAAAAATGAGGGGATAGTTAGCGCAAGCAGAGATTTTTTATCTCATGGATACAAGGAACTTTCAATTAGCAAAAAACATACAACAGGGATGGCCAGAGAGCATTTGCATTTATGGCCACGTGATTCGTTTATGCTATTAGGTAATCCCAATCCCGACGATTCAATTACAGGTTCTTTGTTTTTAGCTAATGAAGGTAAAGACAGTTTTGCTGAACTGAATAATGAAGAAAAATTACATTTATTTTTTAAAACGCAGTTCTCTGATGCTTATGCAGCTATGCCAAATTTGGTTCAAGAATTTTTTGGTAATCCTACTGGACATTTGAGTACTATCCAATGCTCACCCTGGTACTATAAAGATGAATGCTTATTAATAGGTGATGCGGCACATGGGATAATTCCATTTTTTGGACAAGGAATGAATAGCGCATTTGAAGATTGTCGCATTCTTGATGAATTACTGGATGAATATCAGGATGACTGGTCGCAAGTAATCCCTGTTTTTTATGAACAAAGAAAAGTGAATACTGATGCAATAGCAAAAATGTCTATGGGTAATTATCATGAGATTCATTCTGACATTAGAAATCCAAAATTTATTTTACAAAAGCAGATTGAACGGGAGCTCATGTTGCGATACCCGGAACATTATGTTTCTATGCATGTTCTGGTTATGTTTACCAATACCCCGTACGCCAAGGCAATGGCAATAGGCGAGTTGCAATCCGGTCTTTTAGAGCAAATTTGTTTTCCAATAACTGATATTAAGGAGATAAATTGGCAAGAAGTAGAAAAACTCCTTAGCGCATATGACAAAAATTTGGCGAAAATTATTTGA
- a CDS encoding trans-sulfuration enzyme family protein yields MNKTHFDTRAIHAGQEPCQSTGAVMTPIYATSTYKQIAPGEHLGYEYSRTQNPTRKAYEDCIASLESGQKGFAFASGMAAINTVIDLLDSGDHVLAMDDLYGGTFRLFDKVKTRTSNLSFSFIDMSEPENVEAAITPKTKLLWLETPSNPMLKLANLRKIAAIAKKYNLITVADNTFATPWIQRPIELGFDIVLHSATKYLNGHSDVVSGVVVVGDNPALSDKIAFLQNSCGAIAGPFDSFLVLRSLKTLSLRMQRHCENANQLANWLSTHPKIEKVIYPGLKSHPQYSLAKEQMNDFGGMISIVLKGNLEDAKRFLARCELFTLAESLGGVESLIEHPAIMTHASIPVEQRKALGIEDGFIRLSVGIEHIDDLRADLEHALS; encoded by the coding sequence ATGAATAAGACTCATTTCGATACACGTGCAATTCATGCTGGACAAGAACCATGTCAAAGTACAGGGGCAGTGATGACCCCTATTTATGCTACCTCTACCTATAAGCAAATTGCTCCTGGGGAACATCTTGGCTATGAATATTCACGTACCCAAAACCCCACCAGAAAGGCCTATGAGGATTGCATAGCAAGTCTTGAATCAGGCCAAAAAGGATTTGCTTTTGCTTCGGGTATGGCTGCCATCAATACGGTTATTGATTTGTTAGATTCCGGAGATCATGTTCTTGCCATGGATGATCTTTATGGCGGAACTTTCCGGCTCTTTGATAAAGTAAAAACACGAACTTCCAATTTATCCTTTTCTTTTATTGATATGTCAGAACCAGAAAATGTTGAAGCCGCAATAACTCCGAAAACCAAATTACTATGGTTGGAAACCCCTTCTAATCCCATGCTAAAACTAGCCAATTTACGAAAAATCGCTGCTATTGCAAAAAAGTATAATTTGATTACAGTTGCTGATAACACTTTTGCAACGCCCTGGATTCAACGACCCATTGAGCTCGGGTTTGACATTGTTCTTCATTCAGCAACTAAATATCTCAACGGACATTCTGATGTGGTCAGTGGTGTCGTTGTAGTCGGTGACAATCCAGCGTTGTCTGATAAAATTGCCTTTTTACAAAATTCATGCGGAGCTATAGCTGGTCCTTTCGACAGTTTCCTGGTTCTGAGAAGCTTAAAAACATTATCTCTTCGTATGCAAAGACACTGTGAAAACGCTAACCAACTGGCTAACTGGCTTAGCACCCACCCCAAGATTGAAAAAGTCATTTATCCCGGATTAAAAAGTCATCCGCAATATTCTCTGGCCAAGGAACAAATGAACGATTTCGGTGGTATGATATCCATCGTACTTAAGGGTAATCTTGAAGATGCCAAACGATTTTTAGCTCGCTGCGAATTATTTACTTTGGCTGAAAGCCTGGGAGGTGTGGAAAGCTTAATTGAACACCCCGCAATTATGACCCATGCCTCTATTCCAGTCGAACAACGCAAAGCTTTAGGCATAGAAGATGGCTTCATAAGATTATCTGTAGGTATTGAACACATTGATGATCTGCGTGCCGATCTGGAGCATGCTTTAAGTTAA
- the dapD gene encoding 2,3,4,5-tetrahydropyridine-2,6-dicarboxylate N-succinyltransferase, producing MNSLQALIEQAFENRQNLSPNTASQDLLNAINEVLNGLDNGQFRVAEKINGEWMVHQWLKKAVLLSFKLFPNQIIDAGFCQFYDKIPLKYTDCSNELFQQSGVRVVPHAMVRRGAYVAKNTVLMPSYVNIGAYIDEGVMVDTWATVGSCAQIGRNVHLSGGAGIGGVLEPLQANPTIIEDNCFIGARSEIVEGVIVEKNSVISMGVFLGQSTKIYNRITGEISYGRIPAGSVVVAGNLPSHDGSHSLYCAVIVKQVDEKTRAKVSINDLLRAN from the coding sequence ATGAACTCACTGCAAGCTCTAATTGAACAAGCCTTTGAAAACCGTCAAAATTTATCGCCCAACACAGCCTCCCAAGATCTGCTCAATGCCATTAATGAAGTTTTAAATGGTCTTGATAATGGTCAATTCAGAGTCGCTGAAAAAATAAATGGCGAATGGATGGTTCATCAATGGCTTAAAAAGGCAGTTCTTTTATCCTTTAAACTTTTTCCTAATCAGATCATAGATGCGGGGTTTTGCCAGTTTTACGATAAAATACCGCTAAAGTATACTGATTGTAGTAATGAGTTGTTTCAACAATCAGGAGTAAGAGTCGTGCCTCACGCCATGGTACGGCGTGGAGCATATGTTGCCAAAAATACTGTTTTAATGCCTTCTTATGTCAATATAGGCGCCTATATTGATGAAGGAGTAATGGTTGATACCTGGGCAACGGTTGGTTCTTGTGCCCAAATAGGCAGGAATGTCCATTTATCTGGTGGCGCAGGTATAGGGGGTGTTTTAGAACCATTGCAAGCCAACCCAACCATCATTGAAGACAATTGTTTTATTGGTGCTCGTTCCGAAATAGTGGAAGGAGTTATCGTAGAAAAAAACTCCGTCATATCGATGGGAGTATTTTTAGGTCAAAGTACTAAAATCTACAATCGAATCACCGGCGAAATAAGCTATGGCAGAATTCCCGCTGGCTCAGTAGTTGTTGCAGGCAATTTGCCAAGTCATGATGGAAGTCACAGTTTATATTGTGCTGTCATTGTGAAACAAGTTGATGAAAAAACTCGTGCGAAAGTAAGCATTAATGATTTACTAAGAGCCAATTAA
- a CDS encoding dicarboxylate/amino acid:cation symporter: MCAAHHQKNKYIFSTPLIYALMIGLGILSGLSDLPFLKETGLLISDLFIKLFKCISLPIISLSIIVTLANYQTDSLMKSVWQRTIKYTFATTLVAALISCFLYILIHPSTVQVNLDAANPKSTSSLGYLGYLSNMIPTNLLSPFLEQQVMGVLLLSIVIGFAVRQIPETEPRETIIRFFRGAHGMFLVMTRWIIKLIPLGLFGFITSTVIQLRSGMDIKGIGQYLMIIVLANLIQGLVILPLWLKSNGIKPFSSMRAMLPALSVAFFSKSSVGTLPVTMNTVEANLRVNPQVSRFVLPLCTSINMNGCAAFIFATVIYLMQSHGIQVSYATMGIWVLVSTIAAIGNAGVPMGCFFLSVSLLSSMNVPITLMGVILPFYGLIDMLETALNVWSDACVTKVVNDKAEGGFEVVGLKSKDRSLLNAELG; this comes from the coding sequence ATGTGTGCAGCACATCACCAAAAGAATAAATATATTTTTAGTACTCCGCTAATTTATGCATTGATGATTGGACTTGGGATACTAAGTGGATTATCCGATTTACCTTTTTTAAAGGAAACAGGGCTTTTAATTTCTGATTTATTTATTAAATTGTTTAAGTGCATTAGTTTACCAATTATTTCCTTGTCGATTATTGTAACGCTGGCAAATTATCAAACGGATAGTTTGATGAAAAGTGTATGGCAAAGAACAATTAAATATACTTTTGCAACCACTCTGGTTGCAGCATTAATCAGCTGTTTTTTATATATTTTGATTCATCCAAGCACTGTTCAAGTCAATTTAGATGCTGCCAACCCAAAATCTACCAGCAGTTTGGGATATCTTGGGTATTTGAGTAACATGATACCGACTAATTTATTATCTCCATTCCTGGAGCAACAGGTTATGGGTGTATTGTTGCTTAGTATTGTTATAGGTTTTGCTGTTCGTCAAATACCGGAGACAGAGCCTCGAGAAACTATTATTCGATTTTTCCGTGGTGCTCATGGTATGTTTTTAGTGATGACCCGATGGATAATTAAATTAATACCTTTAGGATTATTCGGTTTTATTACTTCTACTGTAATTCAGTTACGATCAGGTATGGATATTAAAGGGATAGGCCAATACTTGATGATTATCGTTTTAGCTAATTTGATACAAGGATTAGTCATTCTGCCTTTATGGCTGAAATCGAATGGGATTAAACCATTCTCTTCGATGCGGGCAATGTTACCTGCGTTATCTGTCGCTTTTTTTTCCAAGTCATCTGTTGGAACTTTGCCTGTTACAATGAATACGGTAGAGGCTAATTTAAGGGTTAATCCTCAAGTGAGTCGTTTTGTTTTACCATTGTGCACAAGTATTAATATGAATGGATGTGCAGCATTTATTTTTGCCACGGTTATTTATCTTATGCAAAGTCATGGCATCCAAGTATCTTATGCTACTATGGGGATATGGGTCTTAGTATCAACCATAGCGGCAATAGGGAATGCCGGTGTTCCAATGGGATGCTTTTTCCTGAGTGTGAGTTTACTCTCCAGTATGAATGTGCCTATCACTCTAATGGGAGTTATTCTTCCCTTCTATGGTTTGATTGATATGTTGGAAACTGCCTTAAACGTATGGTCCGATGCTTGTGTTACAAAGGTTGTTAATGATAAAGCCGAAGGTGGTTTTGAAGTAGTGGGTCTTAAATCAAAGGATCGCTCACTATTAAATGCAGAGTTAGGTTAA
- a CDS encoding acyltransferase, which translates to MQKNKQNGGQLHAIVAIFALIVSTTLCFIPILFVGLLKLFPNKNWQSLCTRCVDKIATFWCGINNLYVDKAQKIHWEISGLNNLTPKDWYLVVANHQSWLDIVILQRLFNRKIPVLKFFIKDQLKWIPLLGFSWWAMGCPFMKRYSKEYLAKKPHKQGKDLISTRKAIETFKRTPASIMNFVEGTRFTKVKKEQQQSPYNYLLKPKAGGISFIINSMGQQIKSLIDVTIVYAEKNHSLWDFLCKRVKKVKIIIRQLPIPAQFTSVNLVNDFQAQNAFKEWLNEQWAVKDNLIASLQE; encoded by the coding sequence ATGCAAAAAAATAAACAAAATGGCGGGCAACTCCATGCGATTGTCGCTATTTTCGCCCTGATCGTGTCCACTACTCTTTGTTTTATCCCCATATTATTTGTTGGATTATTAAAATTATTTCCTAATAAAAACTGGCAATCCCTTTGCACTCGTTGTGTTGATAAGATTGCTACCTTTTGGTGTGGAATAAATAACCTTTATGTGGATAAGGCACAAAAAATACATTGGGAAATCTCTGGGTTAAATAATTTAACGCCTAAAGATTGGTATTTAGTTGTTGCCAATCATCAAAGCTGGTTAGATATTGTTATTCTTCAACGTTTGTTTAACAGAAAAATACCCGTTTTAAAATTTTTTATCAAAGATCAGTTAAAGTGGATTCCTCTACTTGGTTTTTCCTGGTGGGCTATGGGTTGCCCATTCATGAAGCGCTATAGTAAGGAGTATTTGGCTAAAAAACCTCATAAACAAGGAAAAGATTTAATTTCTACTAGAAAAGCGATAGAAACTTTTAAAAGAACCCCTGCTTCTATTATGAATTTTGTAGAGGGTACTCGTTTTACTAAAGTAAAAAAGGAACAGCAACAATCTCCTTATAATTATTTATTGAAACCCAAAGCAGGCGGCATCAGTTTTATCATTAATTCGATGGGACAACAAATAAAAAGCCTGATTGACGTCACTATCGTTTATGCAGAAAAAAACCATTCTCTTTGGGATTTTCTTTGCAAACGTGTGAAAAAGGTTAAAATCATTATTCGTCAACTCCCTATCCCTGCGCAATTTACATCGGTAAATCTCGTTAATGATTTCCAGGCACAAAATGCATTCAAAGAATGGTTAAATGAACAATGGGCAGTAAAAGATAATTTAATAGCCTCTTTACAGGAATAA
- the dapE gene encoding succinyl-diaminopimelate desuccinylase: MTDIKEILTELIGFPSITPEDAGCQKYMIQFLEQLGFTCQQLDNGPVSNFFACYGKIGPLLVFAGHTDVVPVGELSKWDTNPFSLEEKNGLLYGRGVADMKGSLACMLHMARRFIKTYPSFPGRLGFLITSGEEGDEFNLGTPFVMQKLDQQGIVIDYCIVGEPSSSLKVGDVIKIGRRGSLSAKIHLSGKQGHVAYPHLADNPIHRISPVLAELTSIQWDNGNAYFPPTSMQITYIHCGGHAGNIIPGELNLHLNFRYSTEQTDESLKTKVLNAFERQNLNPAIEWRLNGEPFLTNKGILLESCKQAVLEQTGTLPELSTSGGTSDGRFIAPYGVEVIELGLVNATIHQVNECTFLKDLNMLENMYFSICEKLLID, translated from the coding sequence ATGACTGATATTAAAGAAATTCTGACTGAACTCATTGGTTTTCCTTCTATTACACCAGAAGATGCTGGCTGCCAAAAATACATGATTCAATTTCTGGAACAATTGGGATTTACTTGTCAACAACTGGATAATGGACCCGTATCCAATTTCTTTGCCTGCTATGGCAAAATTGGACCTTTATTGGTATTCGCAGGCCATACCGATGTCGTTCCTGTTGGTGAATTATCAAAATGGGATACCAACCCTTTCTCGCTCGAAGAAAAAAATGGCCTACTTTATGGTCGTGGAGTTGCTGATATGAAAGGGAGCCTGGCCTGTATGTTGCATATGGCTAGGAGATTCATTAAAACTTATCCTTCCTTTCCAGGCAGACTAGGATTTCTGATAACCAGTGGTGAAGAAGGCGATGAGTTTAATTTGGGTACCCCATTTGTGATGCAAAAACTGGATCAGCAAGGGATTGTTATTGATTATTGCATAGTAGGTGAACCTTCAAGCAGCTTGAAAGTAGGTGATGTCATCAAGATTGGAAGACGTGGATCATTAAGTGCCAAAATACATCTGAGTGGAAAGCAAGGGCATGTTGCCTATCCGCATTTGGCTGACAATCCAATTCATAGAATTAGCCCAGTATTAGCTGAGCTAACTTCAATACAATGGGATAATGGCAATGCCTATTTCCCTCCCACATCAATGCAAATAACTTATATCCATTGTGGAGGACATGCGGGTAATATTATCCCAGGCGAATTAAATCTGCATTTGAACTTTAGATATTCGACCGAACAAACAGACGAGTCATTAAAAACGAAAGTACTTAATGCCTTTGAACGCCAAAATCTTAACCCCGCTATAGAATGGCGATTAAATGGCGAACCATTCTTAACGAATAAAGGCATATTGCTGGAAAGCTGCAAACAAGCAGTGCTTGAACAGACTGGGACTCTCCCTGAGCTTTCAACAAGTGGTGGGACTTCAGATGGACGTTTTATAGCACCTTATGGGGTTGAAGTCATAGAACTGGGACTGGTAAATGCTACCATTCATCAGGTTAACGAATGCACTTTTCTAAAGGATTTGAATATGCTTGAAAACATGTATTTTTCAATCTGTGAGAAATTGTTAATCGATTAA